Proteins encoded by one window of Cannabis sativa cultivar Pink pepper isolate KNU-18-1 chromosome 4, ASM2916894v1, whole genome shotgun sequence:
- the LOC133036813 gene encoding mitogen-activated protein kinase kinase kinase 20-like, giving the protein MVVILFNENEDYDRKKKDEAYDWKKVEDEAQVKTQMMRMVIEYRQEKGTFVIKYNKRQREDEDSRNNKRSKYGGWVKEKLLGRGGFGCVNLVKFKEPRPPHYKDLPELLAVKSALNNTCSKDLVREMKVYESLGSSPFIVKCYGQLDNYNKWEVNMAMEYASGGSLASAIESKNNGDGLSEWEVKAHTCSILKGLEFIHGKGLVHCDLKPANIILVADDDDNSPYSVDGFVAKIADFGMAKTSSVGSNNGDDECMRRSKVGGTLYYLSPEALLENTQEEASDIWAVGCVVLQMLTGLVLPWYDNPTENQLSSIISIDTPCSGLPSDWLSKNAWDFLFKCFTRNPNNRPSAHMLLNHPFLLSEDHQESDQQINHNDIDADEDHGDGDSDGDGDGEDSEHVDDGDNDDGDDDEEEYEDDDDDEQPPFYDSWFSSSP; this is encoded by the exons ATGGTTGTTATACTTTTCAATGAAAATGAAGATTATGATCGGAAGAAGAAAGACGAAGCTTATGATTGGAAGAAAGTCGAAGACGAAGCCCAAGTCAAAACACAG aTGATGAGAATGGTGATCGAATATCGTCAAGAGAAGGGTACTTTTGTAATCAAATATAATAAGAGACAAAGAGAAGATGAAGATTCTAGAAATAATAAACGTAGCAAGTATGGTGGATGGGTGAAGGAAAAGTTACTCGGAAGGGGAGGTTTTGGATGTGTTAACTTGGTTAAGTTTAAAGAACCTCGACCACCGCACTATAAAGATTTGCCTGAGCTTTTGGCAGTAAAATCTGCACTAAATAATACTTGTTCAAAGGATCTAGTTAGGGAGATGAAAGTGTATGAGTCTCTTGGTTCCAGTCCTTTTATTGTTAAGTGCTACGGTCAATtagataattataataaatgggAGGTAAATATGGcgatggagtatgcatcaggtGGGTCCTTGGCTAGTGCGATCGAGAGTAAGAATAATGGAGATGGATTGAGTGAGTGGGAAGTGAAGGCACACACTTGCTCCATTCTTAAAGGGCTTGAGTTTATTCATGGAAAGGGTTTGGTGCATTGTGATTTGAAACCCGCAAACATTATACTGGtggctgatgatgatgataatagtCCTTATAGCGTCGATGGTTTTGTGGCGAAGATTGCTGATTTTGGTATGGCTAAGACTAGTAGTGTTGGTAGTAATAATGGTGATGATGAGTGCATGAGGAGGTCAAAGGTTGGAGGAACTCTGTATTATCTTTCTCCCGAAGCTTTATTAGAAAATACTCAAGAAGAGGCGAGTGATATTTGGGCAGTTGGGTGTGTGGTTTTGCAAATGTTGACTGGACTAGTGCTGCCGTGGTATGATAACCCCACTGAAAATCAGCTTTCCAGTATAATTAGTATAGACACTCCATGTAGTGGTTTACCTTCGGATTGGCTTTCCAAGAATGCTTGGGATTTCTTGTTCAAGTGCTTTACTAGGAACCCTAATAATAGACCTTCTGCTCACATGTTACTAAACCATCCCTTTCTTCTCTCAGAAGATCACCAAGAAAGTGATCAACAAATAAATCACAATGATATTGACGCTGATGAAGATCATGGTGATGGTGATAGTGATGGTGATGGTGATGGTGAAGACTCTGAACACGTCGACGATGGTGATaatgatgatggtgatgatgatgaagaagaatacGAGGACGACGATGATGATGAACAGCCTCCCTTTTATGATTCTTGGTTTAGCAGTAGTCCCTGA